CACGCGGACGTCATAGCCTTTCTTTTTCAGGTATCCGCCCGTGTCGGTCAGAACTTCCATTTTCGGGTCCGTGATCACATAATTGGTATTGGCCTCCAAGATGTTGGGCTTCACATAACCGCGGGTCTTGGCCGCGCCGCTGCCGCCGATGACCAGCACATTCAAGGAGCGCCGGTGTTTGTGGGTATCCAGCCCCAGCCGCACATGGCGGGTCAGGATCTTATTCTGCTTTTGGCAGAACTGCGCATTGACCTGCCTGGGCGAGCCCCACATGGCGGAGCCGTGTTCCTCGCCGTCCCGCGTCCTGCCGCTCTCGGCGTCATAGATGCACAGACCCATAATGTAGGCGCCAGTGCAAATGAGGATGGTCAACAGGCTCTTGTCCGTCCATTGAATCTGGAAAGGGTGCTCCAGCGCGGCGGCCAGGTTGGAGAACAGATCCGGCAAACCGCCGCCAAGGGATTGTGCAATGAGCAACGCCGCCCAGATGACCGGGATATAGAGGAAAAGGCGCAAAATTAGGTTGCTTTGCTTGGATGTTTGTTTCAGGCAATTCACCTCCGGGAGAACAAAATAGCAGTCCCATCGGCGGATCGTGTATCGCCAATGGGACTGCTTTGGGTGATCTATAATACTTATTTCATTTTACCATTTTTACTCTTTTGCCGATTTTTTGTTCTGGCCGAGGCAGACTTCTGCTGCTGATCCAACTGTGCCTTGTAGCCCTTCAGACGTTCCAACACGGAGGGGCGTTCCTCACTCGTCATCCGGCTCCCGTCTTTGGACGAGGTCGAGCTGGGCACGGTAGCGGGCAAGTCTTGTCCCGACCGAGATCCTTTTTTTGGCTCCACCTCCTGACGTTGGCCCACAGGCGGTGTCACAGGGGTGTTCTCTTGGGGGCGCTGATCCTGCTCGACTTGGGTTGCAGCCTGCCTTTCACGGGCTTCTCTGGCCTTGGACGGGGCTTGCTCCCGTGGAGGCTGCTGTGCCTGCGCTGGTTGACCGAGGTAATGGATGCGCTCGAAGATCATATTCGCTCTGTCGATCTCCGTTACCGGCATGATGACATCCACCACCTTGCCGTGACCGTCCGTATCCCGAATGGCAGAGAATAAGATTTTCTGCTTTCCAGCCTTCTTTTTGAATGCCTGATACTGCTCCGGAGACATGGCGAACCGGCGCACGTCGCGGGTCTCTTTCAGCATCTTCGCGAAGTTGACTTTGCCGGAGATCGTCTTATGGTTTTTTGCCAGTGCCAGCGTCAGCGCCAGCATATTTTTAAGGCCGGAACCACTCAGCCGGACAGCTACCTCACCGCCGGAGAGCATCATGCGCACCAATTGGTCCGCCGCCTCACCGCCTCCGATGTTCATGTTTCCGCACCTCCTTCTGGTGTTCTTCTGTTCTTTGAATGTCCTGTTCCATGACAGGCACTTGGTTTTGTATCTTATGGCAGAGCTTCAGCTTTTGCCGCTCCGTGCGGATCTCGCGGTTCAGCTCCGCCAACTGTTCATAGATCTCCGCCTTTTCTTCCGTCAGCCGGTTCCTGGGAACGCCGCTGCTCTCCAGCAGCGCCACCGCTTCCATGTACCGTTCAAATTCCGTCTCCATGCCGGTCAGACCTTCTTCATAGAGCGCTTTGCTGGGAGCCAACGCTTCCACATCCGTCAAAGCCGTATACAGTTTTTGCCGTCTCTTTTTCCGCACATTGAGGATGGTACGCTGCTTGATGAGTTTGGCCAGCGATTTCTCTGTGCGGGTCCGGAAGGCATCCATATCCGCCTGGGTGACGATCTCATTTTCCCGCAGAAAGTCGAACTGTGTGCGGTATTGCTCAAAGCGCATGACCTCCCGCCTAAGATGAGGCGTCATGCGGGGCGGGTACTGCCGCTGCCCGATCTTACCCAGCAAATAGAGATAATGCACATAGAGGGCAAGGAAGCCGGTGTATTTCGGATGCGCCAGGTATGGCCGATACTTAGGCCGTGAGAGCACAGCGGGACGGCTGCCTGCTTCAATTTCCGCAAGATTTCCTTGAATAGCAACACGGATACCATCCTCCGTGAACAGCGTATTGCGTCTGCCGGGATACTGGAATCTCTCCTGTCCCCGCAGGCGAAAACCCAGCCGATCACCGTGGTGGATCTCATATCCCATGTGTTCCATGAGCAGGAAGAAGTGTCCGAGATCGTTGGCATCCTGGATAGCCGCCCGCAAATCCGCTTCCAGCATGGAGCGAAAGGTCGGCTGGCCCTTGGACTGCCGCAGCCACTCCACATAGCTGACGGCTTTGGCAGGCTCTCCCGCCATAATAACGGACAAGCCATGCTCCCGGCAGAGCCGGTCTGAGGTGCTGCGGATCTGCTGGTAGTAGCTTTGGGCGTTACTGTGGTATTTTTCTCCGGTTATGGAATTTACGGAATTAAACACTGTGTGAGCATGGATATGTTCCTTGTCCACATGGACGCCAATCACCGCCTCATAGTCTGCCAAATGTTCCTGTGCAAACTCTTTGGCAATTTGCAATGCCACCTCCGGTGTGACCTCTCCGGGTTGGAAGGACTGGATGATATGGTAATACTGCACGCCATCCTCCTTACCAAGTTCTCGTTTGGTATCCAGCATCTGACGGCACTCCATACCGGGATCGCAGTTCAGATAGGCGGTCAGAATTCGGTCATCTGTTTTATCTCCGTTGAGTATATAGTGGATGCCTGCATCGAGCCGCCCCTTTCTGGCAAGGATCTTTGTGATGGCCATTACTTTTTCGCTACCTGATACATGAGTTCATACACACGGTCCAGCAGATACAGTCCTCGTTTAGCATCCTCAGGTTTTGCGATTCCGGCGTTCACGCTGCGGGCAATCTGGTTGATGTTGTTTCCGATGTGGTGGATCTCCGTGCGCAATTCCTTGATTTCCTGAGAAGGGCGCGCCTTGACCGGCTGTCCTTCAATAAGCCGCGCAAGATATGCCCGTTTTGTCAGGCCGCTCTGCTTGGCCTGACGGCACAGCAGTTGGTACTGTTGCTGCGTCAGTTCAATGTGCAGATGGTGTTTGGGTTCTTTTTTGGCCACGCCGCACTCCTTTCTGCGGCCTGTGGCCGCTGATCATCCGCCCGCAGGCGGCATTGGGGACTGGGGATACCCCCAGCAAGCGCGCTAAATGTACATTTGCGCTATGCTTGCGCCAGCGCCGCCACGGCGGCGTTGGCTTTCGCCCCGCTGCGCGGGGCTTTGTTTTCAAGCGGTATGGTAATTGCAATATTGGGCGGGCACTGCCCGCTTCCTCGTAAAAAAGAAATCATCTCTCCGGGGTCGGATGCCGGCAAAGGTACTTTTCGCTTGCGCGTTCCGTCGGAATACCATCCAATGAGAGAGCACTCTTTTCAGGAATAAATGCCGCATACCTGGCATATCCAAAACCTTCGGACTCCACCAGCAGGCCGGTGTTCACATCTCGGCAGGTCACGAACAGACAGAGAAATGTTTCAGTTTTTCCATCGAACCCCATATCCGACACGTTCCGGGATATGAAGGAAACATCCCGCAAAAGCTCGTTCATGTAGCGGCGGTACTGCTCTTTCGGCAGTTCGATCACTTTTGTGATCTGGAACCGCGCTTTCTCCGGGAACGGAGCCTTCTCGAGAATATCCCGCACACTGGCTGCTTTCCGATAAAAACTCGCAAAATTTTCTAACATACTTCTCTCCTTGTGGCAGGGTGTTTTGTGAACACCCTTATAGAAAAAGCAGGGTGTTTTGTGAACACCCTGCTCTTGAAAAAACGTTTTTGTTTATTTATTACCGTGCCTCAAGCTCTTTGGCCATTTCCCTTTTCCGCAGTTTTTCCATTGCAAAATCAAGGATGCGCTCTTTTCGTGTCTGCAGCATTGTCTTATAGAACTGCTTTTGCAGATTCGAAATGAACGGAGTCTCATCCACGATACGGAAAATTGCATCCATGTTGATTTTGGGCAGCATCCGCTTCAATGCTTTGTTGCAATCCGCATTCTCCAAAGAGGAAATAAAATCAAAGTAGTTGATTTTTTTACCATTGACCTTAATGCTGGAAAGAGGGATTGAGAAAGTGCGAAAATCTCGTTCTGGCTGCTTATCTATGGTGTCTCGCATGATGGCTTCATCAGCCTGGGGATACAGGCAGCTCCCGCAGTCATACACAGGGGCAATGGCAATTTCGTCTGTCGCGGTATTATAAAGAAAACCCCAGTTTCCGTTGTGCCGATCCCAATTCCCGATCAGCGCATCTATAATGAATACATTCCAAAAATGCTGCTGCAACAACGCGGGAGGGAATGCTGTCTGATCCTCCATGGCCCGCATAATGTCAGACAGTTCTGTACCATACCCGCTGTGACCGGAATCGATCACCGTGTTTTTCAGTGAGGCAAAGTCCTGCAACACAATTCCGGGAGAGGTAAAATCCCTGCAAGCAACAACAATCTTTTTTACGCCATTTTTTCATAAGTGCCAAGGAGCGTTTCCTGAGCCTTGATCCCAACGCTGTTGAAAATATGGCAGCCGATATACTCGGTAATGCAACTGTTAGCATAACTCAAGTCTTTATTCTTGGGGGCTTGTGCGGGGAACTTCAGCATATACTGTTCGCCTTGATAAATTACAGCCCGCTTTGCGCCGTTTGCCCCTGCATAGAACTTATTGCGAGTGGGGAGGT
This DNA window, taken from Dysosmobacter welbionis, encodes the following:
- a CDS encoding type IV secretory system conjugative DNA transfer family protein; this encodes MPDLFSNLAAALEHPFQIQWTDKSLLTILICTGAYIMGLCIYDAESGRTRDGEEHGSAMWGSPRQVNAQFCQKQNKILTRHVRLGLDTHKHRRSLNVLVIGGSGAAKTRGYVKPNILEANTNYVITDPKMEVLTDTGGYLKKKGYDVRVLNLVNLEQSDGYNPFCYLRDEKDALKLVNTLIQATTPKGSHESDPFWTKSETALLQAIILMLHQEAPEDEQNFSMVMRVLEYAEVREDDDEYISPLDLLFKAMEHEHPESVALRQYKVFKQAAGDICSK
- a CDS encoding DUF3801 domain-containing protein encodes the protein MNIGGGEAADQLVRMMLSGGEVAVRLSGSGLKNMLALTLALAKNHKTISGKVNFAKMLKETRDVRRFAMSPEQYQAFKKKAGKQKILFSAIRDTDGHGKVVDVIMPVTEIDRANMIFERIHYLGQPAQAQQPPREQAPSKAREARERQAATQVEQDQRPQENTPVTPPVGQRQEVEPKKGSRSGQDLPATVPSSTSSKDGSRMTSEERPSVLERLKGYKAQLDQQQKSASARTKNRQKSKNGKMK
- a CDS encoding relaxase/mobilization nuclease domain-containing protein; protein product: MAITKILARKGRLDAGIHYILNGDKTDDRILTAYLNCDPGMECRQMLDTKRELGKEDGVQYYHIIQSFQPGEVTPEVALQIAKEFAQEHLADYEAVIGVHVDKEHIHAHTVFNSVNSITGEKYHSNAQSYYQQIRSTSDRLCREHGLSVIMAGEPAKAVSYVEWLRQSKGQPTFRSMLEADLRAAIQDANDLGHFFLLMEHMGYEIHHGDRLGFRLRGQERFQYPGRRNTLFTEDGIRVAIQGNLAEIEAGSRPAVLSRPKYRPYLAHPKYTGFLALYVHYLYLLGKIGQRQYPPRMTPHLRREVMRFEQYRTQFDFLRENEIVTQADMDAFRTRTEKSLAKLIKQRTILNVRKKRRQKLYTALTDVEALAPSKALYEEGLTGMETEFERYMEAVALLESSGVPRNRLTEEKAEIYEQLAELNREIRTERQKLKLCHKIQNQVPVMEQDIQRTEEHQKEVRKHEHRRR
- a CDS encoding plasmid mobilization protein codes for the protein MAKKEPKHHLHIELTQQQYQLLCRQAKQSGLTKRAYLARLIEGQPVKARPSQEIKELRTEIHHIGNNINQIARSVNAGIAKPEDAKRGLYLLDRVYELMYQVAKK
- a CDS encoding DUF6329 domain-containing protein — translated: MLENFASFYRKAASVRDILEKAPFPEKARFQITKVIELPKEQYRRYMNELLRDVSFISRNVSDMGFDGKTETFLCLFVTCRDVNTGLLVESEGFGYARYAAFIPEKSALSLDGIPTERASEKYLCRHPTPER
- a CDS encoding HipA domain-containing protein: MIDSGHSGYGTELSDIMRAMEDQTAFPPALLQQHFWNVFIIDALIGNWDRHNGNWGFLYNTATDEIAIAPVYDCGSCLYPQADEAIMRDTIDKQPERDFRTFSIPLSSIKVNGKKINYFDFISSLENADCNKALKRMLPKINMDAIFRIVDETPFISNLQKQFYKTMLQTRKERILDFAMEKLRKREMAKELEAR